In one window of Shewanella goraebulensis DNA:
- the hpt gene encoding hypoxanthine phosphoribosyltransferase: protein MKHTTEVMISAEEINEKLDILAERINAHYADSERLLMVGLLKGSVVFMADLCRRIKGHVEIDFMSVSSYGNAMTSTRDVKILKDVSSEIIDRDVLIVEDLIDSGNTLNKVREMLLLREPKSLALCTLLDKPERREVDVPVDFIGFTIPDEFIVGYGIDYAEQYRNLPYIAKVVPLD from the coding sequence ATGAAACACACAACCGAAGTGATGATTTCTGCAGAAGAAATCAACGAAAAACTGGATATATTAGCTGAAAGGATTAATGCCCATTACGCAGACAGCGAGCGTTTGTTAATGGTCGGCTTATTGAAAGGGTCTGTGGTTTTTATGGCTGACTTATGTCGCCGTATTAAGGGCCATGTTGAAATCGACTTTATGTCTGTTTCTAGCTATGGCAATGCAATGACTAGTACACGTGATGTGAAAATCTTAAAAGATGTTTCATCTGAGATCATTGATCGTGACGTATTGATCGTTGAAGATTTAATTGATTCAGGCAACACCTTAAATAAAGTACGCGAAATGCTATTACTGCGTGAGCCAAAAAGCTTAGCGCTGTGTACTTTATTAGATAAGCCAGAGCGCCGTGAAGTAGACGTACCTGTCGACTTTATCGGTTTTACCATTCCTGACGAGTTCATCGTAGGTTATGGTATCGACTATGCTGAGCAGTATCGTAACCTGCCTTACATCGCTAAAGTTGTGCCATTAGATTAA
- a CDS encoding flavin prenyltransferase UbiX — protein MSNTTQYNKRAKAISLAWTGASGAPYGLKLLQCLLAADYQVFLMISSAARVVLATEEGLQLSANSEKAHEQLLNHFEMTDSSVGELVVLGKDEWFSPPASGSAAPKQMVICPCSTGTLAAVATGMSNNLLERAADVVIKERGQLILVPRETPFSAIHLEHMLSLTRNGATIMPAAPGFYHHPQSIEDLVNFMVSRILDHLGIEHGLTNRWGYASQKSRDDTAI, from the coding sequence ATGAGTAATACAACGCAGTACAACAAACGCGCTAAAGCGATCAGTCTTGCATGGACTGGCGCTTCAGGTGCACCTTATGGTTTAAAACTATTACAGTGCTTATTAGCTGCCGATTATCAGGTATTTTTAATGATATCGAGTGCAGCGCGAGTTGTACTGGCTACCGAAGAAGGTTTGCAGCTCAGTGCTAATTCAGAAAAAGCCCATGAGCAGCTATTAAATCATTTTGAAATGACTGATTCATCTGTCGGTGAATTGGTGGTTTTAGGTAAAGACGAGTGGTTCTCGCCACCGGCATCAGGTAGCGCAGCGCCAAAGCAAATGGTGATTTGCCCTTGTTCAACTGGCACTTTAGCTGCTGTGGCAACGGGAATGAGTAACAATTTGTTAGAAAGAGCGGCAGATGTAGTCATAAAAGAGCGTGGCCAACTAATCCTTGTACCAAGAGAAACTCCTTTTAGCGCCATACACTTAGAGCATATGTTGAGCCTGACACGTAACGGCGCGACCATCATGCCAGCAGCCCCAGGCTTTTATCACCATCCCCAATCGATAGAAGATCTGGTAAACTTCATGGTTTCCCGAATTCTAGATCATTTGGGTATTGAACATGGGCTAACAAATCGCTGGGGTTATGCTTCACAAAAGTCTCGCGACGACACCGCAATTTAA